A single Denticeps clupeoides chromosome 7, fDenClu1.1, whole genome shotgun sequence DNA region contains:
- the mief1 gene encoding mitochondrial dynamics protein MID51: MAGVNGDRKGKKEDNGIGTAIDFVLSNAKLVLGVGGAAMLGIATLAVKRMYDRAISAPSSPTKMEPSSKRSWEEPSWLGSSPRSLNSDMKTTVSRSLQTLPTSSSHFEPDRMRRVAGHSSRHAHVDLQRARMRLSLQEHLWSFFKERVSIPAEEQAMARRAALDICAEVRVFLHAKLPDMPIREMYLSGSLYDDLQVVTADHAQLMVPMILEKNLWSFIPGEETIMNVPGFWLVRRENIEYFPRGSSYWDRCMVGGYLSPKSILEVFEKLVAGSINWPAIGSVLDYVIHPVVPSETLTLEVQYETDRRLYVDFLPLLVMEDGTSLIAKPHRLAADRHENLWRQSFRVEETAKLRALDQEDGGCRCTCLKVGKAVCKLNPSLTCLTASQLTNTLLLLSEREGDWTQEALADRFLGLLRALVGHLEAGKLPCALSPKVNLFCELTPQEVDELGYTLYCALSEPESLLRTV; encoded by the exons ATGGCAGGAGTCAACGGCGACCGGAAAGGAAAGAAGGAGGACAACGGCATTGGAACAGCTATCGACTTTGTTCTTTCCAATGCCAAGTTGGTGCTCGGGGTCGGGGGTGCCGCTATGCTCGGCATCGCCACCCTCGCTGTCAAAAGG ATGTACGACCGTGCCATCAGCGCGCCCAGCAGCCCGACCAAGATGGAGCCATCGTCAAAGCGGAGCTGGGAGGAGCCGAGCTGGCTGGGGTCGTCGCCACGGTCACTGAACAGTGATATGAAGACGACAGTGAGCCGCTCGCTTCAGACCCTCCCAACTTCCTCCAGTCATTTTGAACCAG ATCGCATGCGTAGGGTTGCCGGCCACAGCAGCCGCCATGCCCACGTGGACCTGCAACGCGCCCGAATGCGGCTTTCGCTGCAGGAGCACTTGTGGTCTTTCTTTAAGGAGCGTGTCTCCATCCCGGCGGAGGAGCAGGCCATGGCGCGGCGCGCCGCCCTTGACATCTGTGCCGAGGTCCGGGTCTTCCTGCATGCCAAGCTGCCTGACATGCCCATACGGGAGATGTACCTGAGCGGCAGTCTCTACGACGACCTGCAG GTGGTAACTGCAGATCATGCTCAGCTTATGGTGCCCATGATTCTGGAGAAGAACCTTTGGTCATTCATCCCTGGTGAAGAGACCATTATGAACGTGCCTGGGTTCTGGCTGGTCCGTCGGGAGAACATTGAGTACTTCCCCCGAGGGAGCAGCTACTGGGACCGCTGCATGGTTGGTGGCTACCTCTCTCCCAAGAGCATCCTGGAGGTGTTTGAGAAGCTGGTGGCTGGTTCCATCAACTGGCCTGCAATCGGAAGCGTGTTAGATTACGTCATCCACCCAGTGGTCCCGTCAGAAACCCTCACGCTGGAGGTGCAGTACGAGACGGACCGCCGGCTCTACGTGGACTTCCTGCCGCTGCTGGTGATGGAGGACGGCACCTCGCTCATCGCCAAGCCTCACCGGCTGGCAGCCGACCGGCACGAGAACTTATGGCGGCAAAGCTTTCGCGTGGAGGAGACGGCCAAGCTTCGTGCGCTCGACCAGGAGGACGGTGGCTGCCGCTGCACCTGCCTGAAAGTGGGCAAGGCCGTCTGCAAGCTCAACCCCTCGCTGACCTGCCTCACCGCCAGCCAGCTGACCAACACCCTGCTGCTTCTCAGCGAGCGCGAGGGGGACTGGACCCAGGAGGCTCTAGCCGACCGCTTCCTGGGGCTCCTTCGTGCGTTAGTAGGACACCTAGAGGCCGGGAAGCTTCCGTGCGCCCTGAGCCCCAAAGTCAACCTCTTCTGTGAGCTTACGCCACAGGAAGTGGATGAGTTGGGCTACACCCTGTACTGTGCCCTGTCCGAACCGGAGAGCCTGCTGAGGACTGTATGA
- the napsa gene encoding napsin-A, translating into MKMNWFNICLIAFFMFFTHVNGLTRIPLHRTRSARRVLADNGMSIEELLSRGKSAETTASPPVERLTNFMDAQYYGSISIGTPPQEFTVLFDTGSSNLWVPSIHCSFFDVACWLHHRYNAKKSTTYVQNGTEFSIQYGRGSLSGYISEDTVTLAGLQVPSQQFAEAIKQPGVVFAVARFDGVLGMGYPAISVDQVTPVFDTVMANRLLPQNVFSFYMNRDPKAAVGGELVLGGMDKEHYSGDVHYVNVTRKAYWQIQMDAVEVGNQLTLCKDSCQAIVDTGTSLLTGPVQEIRALHKAIGAIPLLMGEYWIDCKKIPSLPVISFNLGGKMFNLTGADYVLQESQMGVKICLSGFMAMDVPPPAGPLWILGDVFIGRYYTVFDRDGDRIGFAPAK; encoded by the exons atgaaaatgaattggTTCAACATATGTTTAATcgccttttttatgttttttacgCATGTAAATGGACTTACCAG GATTCCCCTACACAGGACGCGCAGTGCCCGGCGCGTCCTGGCGGATAATGGCATGAGCATCGAGGAGCTGCTCTCCAGGGGGAAATCAGCCGAAACCACGGCCTCGCCTCCCGTCGAGAGGCTCACGAACTTCATGGAC GCGCAGTATTATGGATCCATAAGCATCGGCACCCCGCCGCAGGAGTTCACAGTGCTCTTCGACACGGGCTCCTCGAACCTGTGGGTGCCGTCGATCCACTGCTCCTTCTTTGACGTTGCATGCT GGCTCCACCATCGCTACAATGCAAAGAAGTCAACCACCTACGTGCAAAATGGCACCGAATTTTCCATACAGTATGGCAGGGGCAGCCTGTCGGGTTACATCAGCGAAGATACGGTCACA CTTGCTGGCCTGCAAGTGCCCAGCCAGCAGTTTGCCGAAGCCATAAAACAGCCGGGCGTTGTGTTCGCTGTGGCACGCTTCGATGGGGTGCTGGGCATGGGCTACCCCGCCATCTCTGTGGATCAGGTCACCCCGGTTTTTGACACGGTCATGGCCAACAGACTGCTTCCTCAGAACGTCTTCTCTTTTTATATGAACAG AGATCCCAAAGCTGCAGTTGGTGGAGAGCTGGTGCTCGGGGGAATGGACAAGGAGCACTACAGTGGCGACGTACACTACGTCAACGTCACACGCAAGGCCTACTGGCAGATCCAGATGGATGC GGTTGAGGTCGGCAACCAGCTTACGCTCTGCAAGGACAGTTGCCAGGCAATCGTTGACACTGGAACCTCACTTCTCACCGGGCCTGTACAGGAGATACGGGCTTTGCACAAGGCAATCGGGGCGATACCGCTGCTGATGGGAGAG TACTGGATCGACTGCAAGAAGATCCCGTCCCTGCCAGTCATCTCCTTTAATTTGGGTGGCAAGATGTTCAACCTGACTGGAGCTGACTATGTCCTGCAA GAAAGTCAGATGGGTGTGAAAATTTGCCTGTCGGGCTTCATGGCAATGGATGTCCCTCCCCCGGCTGGACCCCTGTGGATCCTGGGTGATGTCTTTATTGGCCGATACTACACTGTGTTTGACCGCGATGGTGACCGCATTGGATTTGCCCCGGCTAAATGA